The Punica granatum isolate Tunisia-2019 chromosome 4, ASM765513v2, whole genome shotgun sequence genome has a window encoding:
- the LOC116202684 gene encoding kiwellin-1-like, producing MKNTGFKVIALTLLALVAAQWLGSEAQSCQLSGQFRGRKAPLDQCNTISDSECCKEGRMYPVDKHSPAVSSHTKAILTINSFQKGGSGGGPSECDGQYHSDSTRIVALSTGWFNHRSRCHRNIIIKGNGRSVRAMVVDECDSNRGCANNIVDASRAVWEALGVQPNSNKWGRMDVTWSDA from the coding sequence atgaagaatacTGGCTTCAAAGTTATTGCCTTGACACTTCTTGCTCTTGTGGCTGCCCAATGGTTGGGCTCCGAGGCCCAGAGTTGCCAGCTGAGTGGTCAATTCCGAGGCAGGAAGGCTCCCCTAGACCAATGCAACACGATAAGTGACTCAGAATGCTGCAAGGAAGGCAGGATGTACCCTGTCGACAAGCACTCACCTGCAGTTTCAAGCCACACCAAGGCCATCTTAACTATCAACAGCTTCCAGAAGGGCGGGTCTGGGGGTGGCCcatcggagtgtgacggtcaGTATCACTCCGATAGCACCCGGATTGTTGCCCTGTCGACAGGATGGTTCAACCACAGGAGTAGGTGCCACCGGAACATAATCATAAAAGGGAATGGGAGGAGCGTGAGGGCCATGGTGGTGGATGAATGTGACTCCAACAGGGGATGTGCTAACAATATTGTTGATGCATCCCGGGCCGTGTGGGAAGCCTTGGGTGTCCAGCCGAACAGCAATAAATGGGGTCGGATGGATGTTACTTGGTCCGATGCTTGA
- the LOC116206088 gene encoding UPF0187 protein At3g61320, chloroplastic-like, with amino-acid sequence MAAPQPPPLNLKPHRTTKFPFFSNFPPKAHLKLQPKPCSAKPHDSSQPQNHSPDPPVLNSILRVIPDWADRVKEQGMRRPRTLYNHKKWVEHRSSLRHIRHLLSSLSSRVILSLIPPVTAFTAVAVFIASYNTAVLMDLLPEFFPVLRASSLPYQLTAPALALLLVFRTEASYSRFQEGRQAWTKVIAETNDFARQVIASVRSPTDSSLKKALLSYIMAFPVALKCHVIYGSDIGQDLSNLLEGDDLSVVLKSNHRPQCIIQFITQSLRLLSIEESKRDLLESKISCFHEGISVCEQLMGIPIPLSYTRLTSRFLVLWHLTLPIILWDDCHWIVVPATFISAASLFCIEEVGVLIEEPFPMLALDDLCNLVRLNIQQALDTEGVIQENLAAKRRRHTCNQSQNGWPGN; translated from the exons ATGGCAGCTCCGCAGCCACCGCCCCTCAACCTCAAGCCTCACAGAACCACCAAGTTCCCATTCTTTTCCAACTTTCCTCCCAAAGCCCACCTTAAATTGCAACCCAAACCTTGCTCCGCCAAGCCACATGACTCCTCCCAACCCCAGAATCATAGCCCTGATCCCCCAGTTCTCAACTCGATCCTCCGTGTGATCCCCGACTGGGCCGACCGAGTAAAAGAGCAGGGGATGCGCCGGCCACGGACCCTTTACAATCACAAGAAGTGGGTCGAGCACAGGAGCTCGCTGCGCCACATCCGGCACTTGCTGTCGAGCCTGTCCTCCCGAGTAATACTCTCTTTGATACCCCCGGTCACCGCCTTCACTGCAGTCGCGGTGTTCATCGCCAGTTACAACACGGCCGTCCTGATGGACCTGTTGCCGGAATTCTTTCCCGTGCTGAGGGCCTCGTCTCTGCCTTATCAGTTGACTGCCCCTGCTCTGGCCCTGCTGTTAGTGTTTAGGACTGAGGCCTCATACTCGAGGTTTCAGGAAGGCAGGCAGGCGTGGACGAAGGTTATTGCCGAGACCAATGATTTTGCTAGGCAGGTGATCGCTTCAGTAAGAAGTCCAACTGATTCGAGCCTCAAGAAGGCACTTTTGAGCTACATTATGGCGTTTCCCGTGGCTCTTAAG TGTCACGTGATCTACGGGTCAGATATTGGTCAAGACCTGTCGAATCTGCTTGAAGGAGATGATCTGTCTGTAGTGCTCAAATCAAATCATCGCCCTCAGTGCATTATTCAGTTCATCACTCAAAGCCTAAGATTGCTGAGCATAGAGGAGTCAAAGAGAGATTTGCTG GAGTCGAAGATTTCTTGTTTCCATGAAGGAATAAGTGTATGTGAGCAGCTAATGGGAATCCCGATCCCTCTCTCCTACACTCGACTGACCTCACGATTCCTTGTCCTTTGGCATCTCACTCTCCCAATCATTCTTTGGGACGACTGCCACTGGATTGTGGTTCCTGCCACATTTATCAGTGCTGCTTCCTTGTTCTGCATCGAAGAA GTGGGTGTCCTTATTGAGGAACCGTTTCCGATGTTAGCCCTCGATGATCTGTGCAATCTTGTCCGGCTCAACATTCAACAGGCTCTGGATACTGAAGGAGTTATTCAGGAGAATCTCGCTGCCAAGAGGAGGCGCCATACTTGTAATCAATCACAGAACGGGTGGCCCGGGAACTAA
- the LOC116202685 gene encoding putative ripening-related protein 2, which produces MYSDEKCSPPVSSHTKAILTINSFEKGGDGGGPSECDGLYHSNSLQIVALSTGWFNHRSGCHRNIIINGNGRSVRAMVVDKCDSNRDVLTISLMHPGPCGKRWVSRCTVINGVGWMLLGPMLDQSRNAAKLDVVGLSLICLQYSAGDTINLLNM; this is translated from the coding sequence ATGTACTCTGACGAAAAGTGCTCACCTCCGGTTTCAAGCCACACCAAGGCCATCTTAACCATCAACAGCTTCGAGAAGGGCGGGGATGGGGGCGGACCATCGGAGTGTGATGGCCTGTACCACTCCAATAGTCTCCAGATTGTTGCCCTGTCGACGGGATGGTTCAACCACAGGAGCGGATGCCATCGGAACATAATCATAAACGGGAATGGGAGGAGCGTGAGGGCCATGGTGGTGGATAAATGTGATTCCAACAGGGATGTGCTAACAATATCGTTGATGCATCCCGGGCCGTGTGGGAAGCGTTGGGTGTCCCGCTGCACAGTGATAAATGGGGTCGGATGGATGTTACTTGGTCCGATGCTTGATCAGTCTCGTAATGCTGCTAAGCTTGATGTTGTTGGGCTATCTTTAATTTGTTTACAATACAGTGCCGGTGATACAATAAATCTGCTAAACATGTAA
- the LOC116204831 gene encoding serine/threonine-protein kinase BSK7-like, which yields MGCELSKLAPCCWGSQFKSSVLEVPDVDKEEKVEDNGFPAFREFTFEQLKNATSGFAVENIVSEHGEKAPNVVYKGKLENQQRIAVKRFNRNAWPDARQFLEEARSVGQLRNSRLANLLGCCCEGEERLLVAEYMPHETLAKHLFHWDSQPMKWAMRLRVVLHLAQALDYCISKGRALYHDLNAYRILFDEDANPRLSSFGLMKNSRDGKSYSTNLAFTPPEYLRTGRVTPESVIYSFGTLLLDLISGKHIPPSHALDLIRDRNLQMLTDSCLEGEFSDDDGTELVRLASRCLQYEPRERPNPKSLVSALSPLQKEIDVPSHVLMGIPSSAQLSPLSPLGEACCRKDLTAIHEIIENIGYKDDEGVANELSFQMWTDQMQETLNIKKKGDNAFRQKDFRAAIGSYTQFIDVGTMISPTVFARRSLSYLMSEMPQEALSDAMQAQVISPVWHIASYLQSVALAALGMESEAQAALKDGTTLEAKKNSAAP from the exons ATGGGGTGTGAGTTATCCAAATTGGCCCCCTGTTGCTGGGGATCACAATTCAAGTCATCAGTTCTTGAAGTGCCCGATGTCG ATAAAGAAGAGAAGGTTGAAGACAATGGGTTCCCTGCATTTCGTGAATTCACATTCGAGCAACTCAAGAATGcgacctcgggtttcgcagtaGAGAACATTGTGTCGGAGCATGGAGAGAAGGCTCCAAATGTCGTTTACAAGGGCAAGTTAGAGAACCAGCAGAGGATTGCTGTTAAACGCTTTAACAGAAATGCATGGCCCGATGCAAGGCAGTTTCTG GAGGAGGCAAGATCAGTTGGTCAGCTCCGTAACAGCAGATTGGCGAATTTGCTCGGTTGCTGTTGTGAAGGTGAAGAGAGATTGCTTGTTGCAGAATATATGCCCCATGAAACACTGGCAAAGCATCTTTTCCACT GGGACTCGCAACCTATGAAATGGGCTATGAGGTTAAGGGTTGTGCTTCATCTCGCACAAGCTTTAGACTACTGTATTAGTAAAGGGAGGGCCCTGTATCACGATCTCAATGCCTACAGAATCTTATTTGATGAG GATGCCAATCCTAGACTTTCAAGCTTCGGCCTCAtgaaaaatagtcgggacggaAAGAGTTATAGTACCAACCTAGCATTTACTCCTCCCGAGTATTTGAGAACAG GCAGAGTGACCCCAGAGAGTGTGATATACAGCTTTGGAACTCTTCTATTGGACCTTATTAGTGGGAAGCACATACCGCCAAGTCAT GCCCTCGACTTAATACGAGACAGAAATCTTCAAATGCTAACAGATTCTTGCTTGGAAGGAGAATTTTCTGACGATGATGGGACCGAGTTAGTACGGTTAGCTTCTCGATGTTTGCAATATGAACCCCGGGAAAGGCCAAACCCAAAATCACTGGTCTCCGCCTTGTCTCCTCTTCAGAAGGAAATTGAT GTTCCTTCTCATGTACTTATGGGGATTCCTAGCAGTGCTCAGTTATCTCCTTTAAGTCCTCTTGGTGAGGCATGTTGTAGAAAGGACTTGACTGCTATACACGAAATAATAGAAAACATCGGTTATAAGGATGACGAAGGAGTAGCGAATGAG CTTTCCTTCCAAATGTGGACAGACCAAATGCAGGAAACACTAAATATCAAGAAAAAGGGTGATAATGCTTTCCGACAGAAAGATTTCAGAGCTGCAATTGGGAGCTACACTCAG TTTATCGATGTTGGGACCATGATATCTCCGACAGTTTTTGCACGTCGAAGCTTGAGTTACCTGATGAGTGAGATGCCTCAGGAAGCTCTAAGTGATGCAATGCAAGCCCAAGTCATCTCCCCCGTGTGGCACATTGCATCTTACCTTCAAAGTGTGGCCCTTGCGGCTCTTGGAATGGAGAGTGAAGCACAGGCTGCTCTTAAAGATGGCACCACTCTTGAGGCCAAGAAAAATTCAGCAGCCCCTTAA
- the LOC116202764 gene encoding kiwellin-1-like, translating to MKNMSFKLLIYSAVIALLAAQRLGVEAQSCQPSGHLRGRKPPPGKCKRGNDSECCKEGKMYPMYKCSPPVSNHNKAMLTINSFEKGKDGGGPSECDRQYHSDSIPIVALSTGWFNHKTRCHHNITINGNGRSVRAMVVDECDSAKGCDAAHDYQPPCDNNIVDASQAVWKALGVPRDSGKWGWMEITWSNAK from the coding sequence ATGAAGAACATGAGCTTTAAGCTTCTGATCTACTCTGCAGTTATAGCTCTGCTGGCTGCCCAAAGGTTGGGTGTTGAGGCCCAGAGTTGCCAGCCGAGCGGCCACTTAAGGGGCAGGAAGCCTCCTCCGGGCAAATGTAAGAGAGGAAATGACTCAGAATGCTGCAAGGAAGGCAAGATGTACCCAATGTACAAATGCTCTCCGCCAGTTTCAAACCACAACAAGGCCATGCTAACCATCAACAGCTTTGAGAAGGGCAAGGATGGGGGCGGCCCATCAGAGTGCGACAGACAGTACCACTCTGACAGCATCCCAATTGTTGCCCTGTCGACTGGATGGTTCAACCACAAGACCAGGTGCCATCACAACATAACAATAAACGGGAATGGGAGGAGCGTGAGGGCCATGGTGGTGGATGAATGTGACTCTGCCAAGGGATGTGATGCTGCCCATGACTATCAACCCCCATGCGATAACAACATTGTCGATGCATCCCAGGCTGTGTGGAAAGCCTTGGGTGTCCCCCGGGATAGTGGCAAATGGGGTTGGATGGAGATTACTTGGTCCAATGCTAAGTGA
- the LOC116202686 gene encoding actin-depolymerizing factor 10 encodes MANSASGMAVSDECKLKFMELKAKRNYRFIMFKIDEKILEVVVEKAGGHDETYDDFTASFPANECRYAVLDFDFTTIENCQKSKIFFIAWSPDPARIRSKMLYASSKDRFKRELDGIQVELQATDPSEMSLDVIRGRAF; translated from the exons ATG GCAAACTCGGCTTCTGGCATGGCCGTGAGCGATGAATGCAAGCTTAAATTCATGGAGCTTAAGGCGAAGAGAAACTACCGGTTCATCATGTTCAAGATTGACGAGAAGATCCTAGAAGTGGTTGTCGAGAAGGCTGGGGGTCACGACGAGACCTATGACGATTTCACTGCATCCTTTCCTGCCAATGAGTGCCGATATGCTGTCTTAGACTTTGACTTCACAACCATCGAGAACTGCCAGAAAAGCAAGATCTTCTTCATCGCATG GTCGCCTGATCCAGCGAGGATCAGGAGTAAGATGCTCTACGCGAGCTCAAAGGACAGGTTCAAGAGAGAATTGGACGGCATTCAAGTTGAGTTGCAAGCTACGGATCCGAGCGAGATGAGCCTTGATGTCATTAGAGGGCGAGCTTTctaa
- the LOC116204293 gene encoding integrin-linked protein kinase 1-like, producing the protein MEDRNPQSTPHKRLLPQVIDSEGPYRLLYCSSKNDKAGVLQELEKGIEPNFADYDKRTALHLASSEGCTEVVELLLREGADVNSTDRWGRTPLSDARSFGHVDICEILEARGGIDPVGVDSQSPCYEIDPIEVDMESSILIGEGGYGEVYLVKWRGTAVAAKTIRSSIASNPKVRNTFIRELALWQKLRHPNIVQFLGVLKQSDRLIFLTEYLRNGSLYDILRKKGRLDPRIAVSYALDIARGMNYLHRHKPPIIHRDLTPSNVLQDEAGHLKVTDFGLSKIGEERDERGYKMTGGTGSYRYMAPEVYRRETYGKSVDVFSFAIIVHEMFQGGPSNRAEAPEQLADRRAYEDSRPPLSSYFYPDPIKMLLRECWHKNQECRPTFEEIIQKLESIQVELQNGKTMRAAGCSCAIL; encoded by the exons ATGGAGGATCGCAATCCGCAGTCAACCCCTCATAAG AGACTGTTGCCCCAAGTAATCGACTCGGAAGGGCCATACCGGTTACTTTACTGTTCGAGTAAGAACGACAAAGCCGGGGTACTACAGGAGCTAGAAAAAGGCATCGAACCCAATTTCGCAGACTACGATAAAAGAACGGCCCTTCATTTAGCATCTTCCGAAGGTTGCACCGAAGTTGTTGAGTTACTTCTCCGGGAAGGAGCTGATGTAAACTCCACTGATCGCTGGGGTCGTACT CCATTATCTGATGCTCGCAGCTTTGGTCATGTGGATATTTGTGAGATACTGGAGGCTCGGGGAGGAATAGATCCG GTTGGAGTTGATTCACAAAGTCCATGCTATGAAATTGATCCCATCGAGGTTGACATGGAAAGCAGTATACTTATAGGAGAG GGAGGATATGGTGAGGTGTACCTGGTTAAATGGCGGGGTACTGCAGTAGCGGCAAAAACTATTCGTTCCTCCATTGCATCGAATCCAAAGGTTAG GAACACCTTCATAAGAGAATTAGCTTTGTGGCAGAAGCTCCGTCACCCTAATATTGTGCAGTTCCTTGGTGTTCTAAAGCAGTCTGACCGCTTGATCTTCCTTACTGAGTACCTTCGTAAT GGAAGTTTATATGACATACTAAGGAAGAAAGGGAGATTGGATCCACGGATAGCAGTTAGTTATGCACTTGATATTGCAAG AGGCATGAACTATCTGCATCGGCATAAGCCCCCAATAATACACAGAGACCTAACTCCAAG CAATGTGTTACAAGACGAAGCGGGTCACCTTAAGGTTACAGACTTTGGCCTCAGCAAAATTGGAGAGGAGAGGGATGAACGTGGTTACAAAATGACAGGAGGAACAGGCTCAT ATCGTTACATGGCGCCCGAGGTTTATCGTCGAGAAACATATGGGAAGAGCGTTGATGTTTTTTCCTTTGCTATAATTGTTCACGAG ATGTTTCAAGGGGGGCCATCAAATAGGGCAGAGGCTCCCGAACAACTTGCAGATAGGAGAGCATATGAAGATTCCAGGCCACCACTCTCTTCATACTTTTACCCTGATCCAATCAAGAT GCTTCTTCGAGAATGCTGGCACAAGAACCAAGAGTGCCGACCTACATTCGAGGAGATAATCCAGAAGCTAGAGAGCATCCAAGTGGAACTTCAGAATGGCAAAACCATGAGAGCAGCGGGCTGCTCTTGTGCCATCTTATGA
- the LOC116204833 gene encoding uncharacterized protein LOC116204833, with translation MSMVKEPSQQQRVSKDPCPPPPTETHPNSRKRPLDSSSSAATTTNSNNVSRIRSSNNYFKMRSLLKDLRPHFIEVLRTPDFRNCKAAQEIREKLKLLMDLYMLMIKEPSSTAKLNNSPQQVAPGQHPSNHPAANLSETKPIERQHQPEIDSRGTYIIGGSGSGWNFITFPGQKPVYCGMTKESFRAAQVKLQGR, from the exons ATGTCAATGGTGAAAGAACCGTCCCAACAGCAGCGAGTCAGCAAAGACCCGTGCCCACCGCCTCCCACTGAGACTCATCCCAACAGCAGAAAGCGCCCCCTCGACTCTTCCTCCTCCGCCGCCACCACGACCAACTCCAACAATGTCTCCCGGATTCGGAGCTCCAACAACTACTTCAAGATGCGGTCTTTGCTCAAAGACCTCCGCCCCCATTTCATTGAG GTGCTTCGGACCCCGGACTTTCGGAATTGCAAGGCAGCTCAAGAAATTAGAGAAA AGTTGAAGCTTCTTATGGACCTTTACATGCTGATGATCAAGGAACCTTCCTCGACCGCAAAGCTTAATAATTCGCCACAGCAGGTAGCTCCAGGACAGCATCCATCAAACCATCCTGCTGCAAATTTGTCAGAGACTAAGCCGATCGAGAGGCAGCACCAGCCCGAAATAGATTCTCGGGGAACTTATATTATTGGCGGGTCAGGTTCTGGGTGGAACTTCATCACATTTCCAGGCCAGAAACCTGTATACTGTGGCATGACAAAGGAATCATTTCGAGCCGCCCAAGTGAAATTACAAGGACGCTGA